Proteins from a genomic interval of Methanococcoides sp. AM1:
- a CDS encoding cell division protein FtsZ: MLNILVIGNGQCGNRILDAINKEAFGGKSKFAKFYSQQKYKSNVETIAINTAMNDLKEMRFTKAKDRVHIPHLHGVGANRNVGKHVFEDNKANIMRQIEERGNFDIGFVVTSASGGTGSSFTPPLIEELKKNYDFPIYAVVVLPFREEGTLYLQNAAFCLKDIRDSGVDGIILADNQFLKQIGGDVQSAYNTINDMIAKRILFLIDALDSEMMMVTDLGDFKTVMSGGAGLATIGFYEADKGTPIKSAIQKSLSPSGLLFSTDVYKEGSRAMVIIKGDKSYLSIDEISTEVEKLSSSVGHVFKGIIVRKGETPQVLTVLTLEVAEELENLYSVAVDAIHQEREKKTRVAEEKGVDRAFSQIDGLEPDY; encoded by the coding sequence TTGCTCAATATACTGGTCATAGGAAATGGTCAATGTGGTAACCGTATCCTTGATGCGATAAACAAAGAGGCTTTTGGTGGTAAAAGCAAATTTGCAAAGTTCTACTCACAGCAGAAATACAAGAGCAATGTTGAGACAATAGCGATCAACACTGCAATGAACGACCTGAAAGAGATGAGGTTCACCAAAGCAAAGGACAGAGTACATATTCCTCACCTTCACGGAGTCGGTGCAAACCGCAATGTAGGTAAACATGTCTTTGAAGATAACAAAGCAAACATCATGCGCCAGATCGAGGAAAGGGGAAACTTCGATATCGGGTTTGTGGTTACGTCCGCATCAGGTGGAACAGGTTCATCGTTTACACCTCCACTTATCGAGGAATTAAAGAAGAACTATGATTTCCCGATCTATGCAGTAGTTGTCCTTCCATTCAGGGAGGAGGGTACACTCTACCTGCAGAATGCTGCATTCTGCCTGAAGGATATACGCGACAGCGGAGTTGACGGTATAATACTTGCTGACAACCAGTTCCTCAAACAGATTGGAGGAGATGTACAATCAGCATACAACACCATCAATGATATGATCGCAAAACGCATCCTATTCCTTATCGATGCGTTGGATAGCGAAATGATGATGGTGACCGATCTTGGTGACTTCAAGACAGTTATGAGTGGTGGTGCAGGGCTTGCAACCATCGGTTTCTATGAAGCTGATAAGGGAACACCAATCAAGTCAGCAATACAAAAGTCACTTTCTCCTTCCGGTCTTCTGTTCTCAACTGATGTTTACAAGGAAGGCAGCAGGGCAATGGTGATCATAAAAGGTGACAAGTCATACCTGAGCATTGATGAGATATCCACCGAAGTTGAAAAACTTTCATCATCTGTCGGTCATGTTTTCAAAGGTATCATTGTTAGGAAGGGAGAAACACCCCAGGTACTTACTGTACTAACACTTGAAGTCGCAGAAGAACTTGAAAATCTTTATTCTGTTGCCGTAGATGCGATCCATCAGGAACGCGAAAAGAAAACAAGGGTTGCAGAGGAAAAAGGAGTCGATCGGGCATTCTCCCAGATCGATGGGCTTGAACCTGATTATTAA
- a CDS encoding ABC transporter ATP-binding protein codes for MTSEPNIIEIRDLTKIYTDGLGVKALDGLNMTVKRGEFLSIIGPSGSGKSTLLHMIGILDTPSSGTILIDGENVTMMSDKERSSARNKMLGFIFQYHHLMPDFSALENVMMPLLIAGKSKHEAEKIASDLLKEVGLEERMDHRPNQLSGGQNQRVAVARALANDPKIVIGDEPTGNLDSHSSDKIYELLRKLNREHDQTFILVTHDENMAAKTDRIVRIVDGKIVNE; via the coding sequence ATGACAAGTGAACCCAACATAATTGAGATACGAGACCTTACCAAGATATATACCGATGGTCTTGGGGTCAAAGCACTTGACGGACTGAACATGACCGTAAAGCGCGGAGAGTTCCTTTCAATAATCGGTCCTTCAGGATCAGGAAAGAGCACTTTACTTCATATGATAGGCATACTGGATACACCTTCCAGCGGGACCATACTGATAGATGGGGAAAATGTAACTATGATGTCTGACAAGGAACGTTCCAGTGCACGCAACAAGATGCTGGGTTTTATTTTTCAGTACCATCATTTGATGCCTGATTTTTCTGCACTTGAAAATGTGATGATGCCCCTGCTGATAGCAGGAAAAAGCAAGCATGAAGCTGAAAAGATAGCAAGCGATCTTCTAAAGGAAGTCGGTCTCGAAGAAAGGATGGATCACCGGCCTAACCAGCTTTCAGGGGGCCAGAACCAGAGAGTTGCTGTAGCCCGTGCACTGGCAAACGATCCAAAAATAGTAATAGGTGATGAACCTACGGGAAATCTGGACAGCCATTCCAGTGATAAGATATATGAGCTTCTAAGAAAGCTTAACAGAGAACATGATCAAACTTTCATCCTTGTGACCCACGACGAGAACATGGCCGCAAAGACTGACCGTATCGTACGGATAGTAGATGGGAAAATAGTCAATGAATGA
- a CDS encoding PPC domain-containing DNA-binding protein gives MEYSKGNIGRVFTVRIDTGEDLLKELEGLAKKESITSAAFILLGAVAKGNLVIGPKENAIPPEPMWANYSEPHEVIGIGNIFSEEGRPKIHLHTAAGRGDNVNVGCMRGESEAFMVLEVFILEISGMEANRAFDTAKGFAPIAFGAKK, from the coding sequence ATGGAATATAGTAAAGGGAATATAGGACGGGTCTTTACCGTAAGGATAGACACTGGAGAAGACCTGCTAAAAGAACTCGAAGGACTTGCTAAAAAAGAAAGTATTACATCCGCAGCTTTTATCCTGCTGGGTGCTGTGGCTAAAGGAAATCTGGTTATTGGTCCAAAAGAGAATGCAATACCACCTGAGCCTATGTGGGCTAATTACTCCGAACCGCATGAAGTTATAGGGATCGGAAATATCTTTTCAGAGGAAGGAAGACCAAAGATACACCTTCACACTGCTGCTGGTCGTGGCGATAATGTGAATGTTGGATGCATGCGCGGAGAAAGTGAGGCTTTTATGGTGCTGGAGGTATTTATACTGGAAATATCCGGCATGGAGGCTAACCGTGCTTTTGATACTGCAAAAGGATTTGCTCCAATTGCGTTCGGAGCGAAGAAATAA
- a CDS encoding transcriptional regulator → MGSENIISMDDEGYEVSSLLQSIDVPRIEALSIACLFNVEELSSQDIERATGLRQPEVSVAMRSLNERGWIEERDDKRTKCRGRPAKYYSLKVDFADIIKVYEDKILKMNKEKLRVIQDLLKKAPDGKS, encoded by the coding sequence ATGGGGAGTGAAAATATTATTTCAATGGATGATGAAGGATATGAAGTATCATCACTTTTGCAAAGCATTGACGTTCCGAGGATCGAAGCGCTTTCGATAGCCTGTCTTTTCAATGTAGAAGAATTGAGCTCACAGGACATCGAGAGGGCCACCGGGCTGAGGCAACCGGAGGTAAGCGTTGCCATGCGCTCACTTAATGAACGTGGATGGATAGAAGAAAGAGATGATAAAAGGACAAAGTGCAGGGGAAGGCCTGCAAAATATTATTCCCTGAAAGTGGACTTTGCAGATATAATCAAGGTCTATGAGGACAAGATACTGAAAATGAACAAGGAAAAGCTGAGGGTAATTCAGGACCTTCTGAAAAAGGCCCCTGATGGTAAATCTTAA
- the eno gene encoding phosphopyruvate hydratase, which yields MSYIGEEAKYTIKKVHAREILDSRGNPTVEVDIYTAQGFGRASVPSGASTGSNEALELRDKDADRYNGKGVLDAVENVNATFAKELLGMDVRNQREIDELMIALDGTDNKMTFGANAILGVSMAVAKAAADSLNMSLYRYLGGTNAFAMPVPTMNVLNGGKHAGNELSIQEFMIQPKGADTYSNALRMGTETYHALGKVLEDKYGASATNVGYEGGYAPPISMTSDALDALVSAIDEAGYTESEITIGLDAAASEFFEDGKYSIDGNMLTPAELVDYYLELLDTYPILSIEDPFHEESFEDFATLTTEAWDTIIVGDDLFVTNVERLAKGVEMDAANALLLKINQIGTISESFDAANLALRNGYSVVVSHRSAETEDPMIADISVAIGADLIKTGAPARSERTAKYNQLLRIEEDLGDSARYVQL from the coding sequence ATGAGCTATATTGGCGAAGAAGCAAAGTATACAATTAAAAAAGTACATGCCAGGGAAATCCTGGATTCCAGAGGAAATCCTACTGTTGAAGTCGATATCTACACTGCCCAGGGATTTGGAAGGGCAAGTGTGCCTTCAGGGGCATCGACCGGAAGTAATGAAGCACTCGAACTAAGGGATAAAGATGCTGACCGTTACAACGGGAAAGGCGTACTTGATGCAGTTGAAAATGTGAACGCAACCTTTGCAAAGGAACTGCTTGGAATGGACGTTCGCAACCAGCGTGAGATCGATGAGCTGATGATCGCACTGGATGGAACCGATAACAAGATGACCTTTGGTGCCAATGCTATCTTGGGTGTTTCCATGGCCGTTGCAAAAGCAGCTGCTGATTCACTTAACATGTCACTTTACCGCTACCTTGGCGGAACCAACGCATTTGCAATGCCTGTACCAACCATGAACGTACTCAACGGCGGCAAGCATGCTGGTAACGAGCTCTCAATTCAGGAGTTCATGATTCAGCCAAAGGGAGCCGACACTTATTCCAATGCTTTGAGAATGGGAACCGAGACATACCATGCACTTGGAAAGGTACTTGAAGATAAATATGGTGCATCTGCAACCAACGTCGGTTATGAAGGAGGATATGCTCCACCGATCTCAATGACATCCGATGCACTGGATGCTCTCGTGAGTGCTATTGATGAAGCAGGATATACCGAATCAGAGATCACCATCGGCCTTGATGCTGCTGCATCAGAGTTCTTTGAAGATGGGAAATATTCCATTGATGGGAATATGCTCACACCTGCGGAACTTGTGGATTATTACCTTGAGCTTCTCGACACCTATCCGATCCTTTCCATTGAGGACCCATTCCATGAAGAGTCATTCGAAGACTTTGCAACGCTTACCACTGAGGCATGGGATACCATCATCGTAGGCGATGATTTGTTCGTGACAAATGTGGAACGCCTTGCAAAGGGTGTTGAAATGGACGCTGCAAATGCACTCCTGCTCAAGATCAACCAGATAGGTACGATCTCCGAGTCATTTGATGCCGCAAACCTTGCGCTTCGCAATGGATACAGTGTTGTGGTAAGCCACCGCTCCGCTGAGACCGAAGATCCAATGATCGCAGACATTTCTGTTGCAATAGGTGCAGACCTTATCAAGACAGGAGCACCTGCAAGAAGTGAACGCACTGCAAAATACAACCAGTTACTCAGAATAGAAGAAGATCTCGGAGACTCTGCACGCTATGTGCAGCTCTGA
- a CDS encoding DNA-directed DNA polymerase — translation MNFQILDADYFREEDRPVVRLFGRSDDGKSVCCLVPGFEPYFYLSASGDLQKLGQTIKDRFDVVKDIEVVERFEPIGYQETKQPMLKVTTFDPRNVPEIRDEVAGMLGVREIYETDILFRNRFLIDKGFKGMGWVSAEKDGNISKGDLLCDNVIRSSELTEVDRIANAPLKYMAFDIECLPHDGGMPTPDVSPIIMVSFAFEPAYKGHSTIILVKKEVEGVDDDVEIFTEESDLLNRFFEIITEYDPDVITGYNINDFDVPYIVDRVNTLNESGAGIKPIVGRDSRQLSYRKIISRTMVSIPGRVVVDALPLIRQQFSLKRYTLRNVSKELLDREKLDVAPADMEEHWNDSGEKIRKFIDYSRRDSELALELLLKLKLLDKYIALSRVSGILLQDTVSGGQTNMVEHILMTEFGKQGRVMSTKPDDETSAFRRKQNENLKGGAVLEPEKGLHENVIVLDYKSLYPTIMMAHNLCYTTVVKPGSYPEEDIIRSPSKGEFVKPDIFKGVVPSVLEHLLDQRTKTKQLMKKASDEGEYRVLDATQLALKILLNSFYGYSGYARARLYSLQMANSVTSIGRGNIARTEDIVCNKIGTIILRDNVAHLTDEITDPREDDKLVKLSVAYGDTDSVFVHCKNDCDEEFAESEFSLEDSALVGRKVASIVTASLPDPMELEFEAAAKRVLLIAKKRYAQWIFEPTNDGWKDKIKVKGLETVRRDWCELTSKMLNRVLELVLKEGDIDGSVRHVRELVDRVRNLDVQKDADIVEDLVLTKSFSKSPSSYKNKQPHLTVVENIQRRTGVRPAIGERIPFVITAGKGLFVDRAEDPEYVREHNITLDVDYYIQKQMLPPVERILGVFGVDVATLNHDSKQKGLFDFDKSPEEKVETVRRTCRGTEASAQQADQKTQSSLFDF, via the coding sequence ATGAATTTCCAGATCCTGGATGCTGACTATTTCCGTGAAGAAGATCGACCTGTAGTACGCCTTTTTGGCAGGTCTGACGATGGAAAGAGCGTCTGCTGTCTTGTTCCGGGATTTGAGCCTTATTTTTATCTCAGTGCATCAGGTGATCTCCAGAAGCTGGGTCAGACAATAAAAGACAGGTTCGATGTTGTAAAGGACATTGAAGTGGTCGAGAGGTTCGAGCCCATAGGCTACCAGGAAACAAAACAACCCATGTTAAAGGTGACCACATTTGACCCGCGTAATGTTCCTGAAATAAGGGATGAAGTAGCAGGAATGCTGGGTGTCAGGGAGATCTATGAAACGGACATCCTGTTCAGGAACAGGTTCCTTATAGACAAAGGTTTCAAAGGCATGGGCTGGGTCAGTGCAGAAAAAGATGGCAATATATCTAAAGGTGATCTGCTCTGCGACAATGTCATAAGATCTTCAGAGCTGACCGAAGTTGACAGGATCGCCAACGCACCACTGAAGTATATGGCCTTTGACATTGAATGCCTGCCTCATGACGGTGGTATGCCTACACCTGATGTTTCTCCTATTATTATGGTAAGTTTTGCCTTTGAGCCAGCTTATAAGGGCCACAGTACCATTATACTGGTCAAGAAAGAGGTAGAAGGCGTTGACGATGACGTGGAGATATTCACGGAAGAATCCGATCTTCTTAACCGGTTCTTTGAGATCATCACGGAATACGATCCTGACGTGATCACTGGTTACAACATAAATGATTTTGATGTTCCCTATATCGTGGATAGGGTGAATACCCTGAACGAATCAGGTGCCGGCATCAAACCGATTGTAGGAAGGGATTCAAGACAGTTAAGTTACCGCAAGATCATAAGTCGCACAATGGTGTCGATACCCGGAAGGGTGGTCGTGGATGCACTTCCTCTTATCAGGCAACAGTTCAGCCTGAAAAGATACACCCTGCGTAACGTTTCAAAGGAACTGCTAGACAGGGAAAAACTGGACGTTGCTCCGGCTGATATGGAAGAGCACTGGAATGATTCCGGTGAGAAGATCAGGAAGTTCATAGATTATTCCAGGCGTGACTCCGAGCTTGCCCTTGAGCTTTTGCTTAAGCTCAAGCTTCTTGACAAATATATTGCTTTATCAAGGGTCAGTGGTATCCTGCTTCAGGATACGGTCAGTGGCGGGCAGACCAATATGGTGGAGCATATCCTGATGACGGAGTTCGGTAAACAGGGCAGGGTAATGTCCACAAAACCGGATGATGAAACTTCAGCTTTCAGGCGCAAGCAAAACGAGAACCTTAAAGGTGGTGCAGTACTTGAGCCTGAGAAAGGTTTGCATGAAAATGTTATTGTTCTGGACTACAAATCCCTTTATCCTACCATTATGATGGCTCACAACCTTTGTTATACAACTGTTGTGAAACCGGGCTCATATCCTGAAGAAGATATTATCCGTTCTCCTTCAAAGGGAGAATTCGTTAAGCCCGACATATTCAAAGGAGTTGTACCCTCAGTTCTTGAACATTTGCTTGACCAGAGGACCAAAACAAAGCAATTGATGAAAAAGGCAAGCGATGAAGGTGAGTATCGTGTTCTTGATGCAACACAGCTTGCTTTGAAGATCCTGCTTAACAGTTTTTATGGTTATTCCGGTTATGCCCGTGCGAGGCTCTATAGTCTCCAGATGGCTAATTCTGTAACAAGTATAGGCAGGGGGAACATAGCAAGGACCGAGGATATCGTTTGCAACAAGATAGGCACTATAATTCTCCGGGATAATGTAGCTCATCTCACAGATGAGATCACTGATCCCAGAGAGGATGACAAATTAGTGAAGCTCTCTGTGGCTTACGGTGATACCGACAGTGTTTTTGTTCATTGCAAGAACGATTGTGACGAGGAGTTCGCAGAAAGTGAGTTCTCACTTGAAGACTCCGCATTAGTGGGAAGGAAGGTCGCAAGCATTGTCACAGCATCGTTGCCTGATCCTATGGAACTCGAATTTGAGGCAGCTGCAAAGCGTGTTCTTCTGATAGCCAAGAAAAGATATGCCCAGTGGATCTTTGAGCCAACGAACGATGGCTGGAAAGATAAGATAAAGGTAAAGGGACTGGAAACGGTGCGCCGCGACTGGTGTGAGCTAACATCGAAGATGCTTAACAGGGTACTGGAACTTGTACTAAAGGAAGGTGACATTGATGGCTCTGTTCGCCATGTAAGGGAACTTGTTGACAGGGTGCGCAATCTGGATGTGCAGAAGGATGCTGATATTGTTGAGGATCTTGTGCTTACAAAGAGTTTCTCCAAGTCTCCTTCAAGTTACAAGAACAAACAGCCTCATCTTACTGTGGTGGAGAATATACAGAGGCGCACAGGTGTTCGCCCGGCAATTGGTGAGAGGATACCATTTGTTATTACTGCAGGGAAAGGTCTTTTCGTAGATCGGGCTGAGGATCCCGAATATGTCCGTGAGCACAATATTACGCTGGATGTGGACTATTACATACAGAAGCAGATGTTGCCACCTGTAGAGCGTATCCTTGGCGTCTTTGGGGTTGATGTGGCTACCCTGAACCACGATTCAAAACAAAAAGGTCTCTTTGATTTCGATAAATCTCCTGAAGAAAAGGTCGAAACTGTAAGAAGGACCTGCAGAGGAACCGAAGCATCTGCTCAGCAGGCGGATCAGAAAACACAGAGTTCTCTCTTTGATTTTTAA
- a CDS encoding S-layer protein domain-containing protein, whose amino-acid sequence MNKFLAIAMAALMVLSFVSVASAADSVEIRGEVTSADPFTWNASNFAGFWLDLDTGESSENLTLNISGTDIPEDVGVVYNAAPVADQEPEFEFTVNESTATLFTYDKIGFLAEEYFVVAGDVATLSKILMDDDTSYTLRTGESLELGDGYSVTPKQIDVDGNKVWLDLTKDGDFVEDKILSTDVNNAYEKTWYFQMDLNDNEDVDVIMVHVDQVFQGQVDSLCVIDGLFQISDDPLVLEDDDEFGELTVTGLNGLITMTNEDNELDMPDDDTLSLTETIGIRADEDTDRWYLFTEFTEPGTYEIRGEVTSADPFTWDADSFAGFWLDLDTGESSENLTLNIDGTDIPEDVGVVYNSAPVADQEPEFEFTVNESTATLFTYDKIGFLAEEYFVVAGDVATLSQILMDDDTSYTLRTGESLELGDGYSVTPKQIDVDGNKVWLDLTKDGDFVEDKILSTSVDNAYEKTWYFQMDLNDNEDVDVIMVHVDQVFQGQVDSLCVIDGVFQISDDPLVLEDDDEFGELTVTGLNGLITMTNEDNELDMPDDDTLSLTETLGIRADEDTDRWYLYTEATVDGDDEEPVEPVEPVEPVEPTDNVTEPTDNVTEPTDNVTDNVTEPVDEPVDEPVPGFEAVFAIAGLLAVAYFVRRN is encoded by the coding sequence ATGAACAAATTTTTAGCAATCGCAATGGCTGCTCTCATGGTACTGAGCTTTGTATCAGTAGCAAGTGCTGCAGATTCCGTTGAGATTCGCGGTGAAGTCACATCAGCTGACCCATTCACATGGAATGCAAGCAACTTTGCTGGCTTCTGGTTAGATCTTGACACCGGCGAATCTTCTGAGAACCTGACCCTTAACATCTCTGGTACTGACATTCCTGAGGATGTTGGTGTTGTCTACAATGCAGCACCAGTAGCTGATCAGGAACCAGAATTTGAATTTACTGTAAATGAAAGCACAGCTACACTTTTCACCTATGACAAGATCGGATTCCTTGCTGAGGAATACTTCGTAGTTGCAGGCGATGTAGCAACACTTTCCAAGATCCTCATGGACGATGACACCAGTTACACTCTTAGAACCGGTGAATCTCTTGAACTCGGTGACGGCTATTCAGTCACACCAAAGCAGATCGATGTTGACGGTAACAAGGTATGGCTCGACCTTACCAAGGACGGCGACTTCGTAGAAGACAAGATCCTCAGCACAGACGTCAACAATGCATATGAGAAGACCTGGTACTTCCAGATGGACCTCAATGACAACGAAGACGTTGATGTAATCATGGTCCACGTTGACCAGGTATTCCAGGGACAGGTTGACAGCCTCTGTGTTATCGACGGTCTCTTCCAGATCTCTGATGATCCACTCGTCCTTGAAGATGACGATGAGTTCGGAGAACTTACTGTTACAGGTCTGAATGGTCTTATTACAATGACCAATGAGGACAATGAGCTCGATATGCCAGATGACGACACCCTCTCACTCACTGAAACCATTGGTATCAGGGCAGACGAGGACACCGACAGGTGGTATCTCTTTACTGAGTTCACAGAACCTGGAACTTACGAGATCCGTGGTGAAGTCACATCAGCTGATCCATTTACCTGGGATGCTGACAGCTTTGCTGGCTTCTGGTTAGATCTTGACACCGGCGAATCTTCTGAGAACCTGACCCTTAACATCGATGGTACTGACATTCCTGAGGATGTTGGTGTTGTCTACAATTCAGCACCAGTAGCTGATCAGGAACCAGAATTTGAATTTACTGTAAATGAAAGCACAGCTACACTTTTCACCTATGACAAGATCGGATTCCTTGCTGAGGAATACTTCGTAGTTGCAGGCGATGTAGCAACACTTTCCCAGATCCTCATGGACGATGACACCAGTTACACTCTTAGAACCGGTGAATCCCTTGAGCTCGGTGACGGCTATTCAGTCACACCAAAGCAGATCGATGTTGACGGTAACAAGGTATGGCTCGACCTTACCAAGGACGGCGACTTCGTAGAAGACAAGATCCTCAGCACAAGCGTCGACAATGCATATGAGAAGACCTGGTACTTCCAGATGGACCTTAATGACAACGAAGACGTTGATGTGATCATGGTCCACGTTGACCAGGTATTCCAGGGACAGGTTGACAGCCTCTGTGTTATCGACGGTGTCTTCCAGATCTCTGATGATCCACTCGTCCTTGAAGATGACGATGAGTTCGGAGAACTTACTGTTACAGGTCTGAATGGTCTTATTACAATGACCAATGAGGACAATGAGCTCGATATGCCAGATGACGACACCCTCTCACTCACTGAAACTCTTGGTATCAGGGCAGACGAGGACACCGACAGGTGGTATCTCTACACCGAAGCAACAGTTGACGGTGACGATGAAGAGCCTGTAGAGCCTGTAGAGCCTGTAGAGCCTGTAGAGCCAACAGACAATGTCACTGAGCCAACAGACAATGTCACTGAGCCAACAGACAATGTAACAGACAATGTAACAGAGCCTGTTGATGAGCCTGTTGATGAGCCAGTACCTGGTTTTGAAGCAGTCTTCGCAATTGCAGGTCTCCTTGCAGTAGCATACTTCGTCAGAAGGAACTAA
- a CDS encoding ATPase domain-containing protein, whose protein sequence is MFEGSASEEISMEDEMNRVKTGIPGFDELCGGGIIRDRTYLISGTSGAGKTNFSVQYIYNGITKYGENGIIVATEERPEQIRENVLKFGWDLQALEDEGKLIIIDACSTKIGIPSQEKYVDVRPFDTRSMMDQIIASQEEINAKRALIDSTTSISFYLHDPAKIRVELLKLSTTLEVIGLTSMMTCEIINEKEPARFGVETFVTDGTFVLHYDMRETVRTRTIEVFKMRGSDHSKKLHPYDITSEGFVIHPHEEVYAPSSF, encoded by the coding sequence ATGTTCGAAGGATCAGCCTCTGAAGAAATATCAATGGAAGATGAAATGAACAGGGTCAAGACCGGCATCCCCGGATTTGATGAACTTTGTGGGGGAGGAATTATCCGCGATCGTACATACCTTATATCAGGTACATCCGGTGCAGGAAAAACAAACTTTTCTGTCCAGTACATATATAATGGTATTACAAAATACGGCGAGAACGGTATTATCGTCGCAACAGAAGAGAGACCAGAACAGATAAGGGAGAATGTACTGAAATTCGGATGGGACCTTCAGGCACTGGAAGATGAAGGTAAACTTATCATCATCGATGCATGTTCCACCAAGATCGGTATTCCATCACAGGAAAAATATGTCGATGTCAGGCCTTTTGACACTCGCTCAATGATGGACCAGATAATTGCCAGTCAGGAAGAGATCAATGCAAAAAGAGCTCTTATCGACTCTACGACTTCCATCAGTTTCTACCTGCACGATCCTGCAAAGATCCGTGTGGAACTCCTCAAGCTCAGTACGACCCTGGAAGTTATCGGACTGACCTCAATGATGACATGTGAGATCATAAATGAAAAGGAGCCTGCAAGGTTCGGTGTGGAGACCTTCGTAACAGACGGTACCTTCGTACTTCATTACGATATGCGTGAAACGGTCCGCACCCGCACTATTGAAGTATTCAAAATGCGTGGTTCAGACCACAGCAAGAAGCTACACCCATATGATATTACTTCAGAAGGCTTTGTGATACACCCACACGAAGAAGTGTATGCACCATCTTCATTCTGA